In Columba livia isolate bColLiv1 breed racing homer chromosome 8, bColLiv1.pat.W.v2, whole genome shotgun sequence, a single genomic region encodes these proteins:
- the GPR88 gene encoding G protein-coupled receptor 88, which produces MPNASSWSASSPLLLLWEDSSGTRIFLSLLYAVLAISGTLSNVMVIYLVFSFKKLQTTSNAFIVNGCAADLSVCALWMPQEAVLGLLPPNSSSLRSPEYRLLRGGLLGLGLTVSLASHLLVAFNRYVLITKLPSVYQALYQRRHTGCMIGLSWALALLLVPLLPGLWTPGAAQQPPPRQTDGSSRYTALLLALAVLGQTALLLHCYLGIVRRVRGSAKRVSVLNFHLLHQLPFPAAPPPPRRAQRRLSSVSVLLLCCVFLLGTQPLVWVSLLGFFLRPAPPALQAASWLLLCALSALNPLLYTWRSEEFRRAARSVLPRAEGSAAAPRPAAAAGPAAAPPCPQLPRRRGTVGSAGAAAAPR; this is translated from the coding sequence ATGCCCAACGCCTCTTCCTGGAGTGccagctcacctctgctgctgctctgggaggACTCCTCCGGGACCCGCATCTTCCTGTCGCTGCTCTACGCAGTCTTAGCTATCTCAGGGACTTTATCTAATGTGATGGTCATCTATTTAGTCTTCTCCTTCAAGAAGCTGCAGACAACCAGTAATGCCTTCATTGTGAACGGCTGTGCGGCAGACCTGAGCGTGTGCGCCCTGTGGATGCCCcaggaggctgtgctggggctgctgccccccaactcctcctcccttcgctcGCCGGAGTACCGGCTGCTCCGAGGGGGCCTCCTCGGGCTCGGCCTCACCGTCTCGCTGGCCTCTCACCTGCTGGTGGCCTTCAACAGGTACGTGCTCATCACCAAGCTGCCCAGCGTGTACCAGGCCCTCTACCAGCGCAGGCACACGGGATGCATGATCGGGCTCTCCTGGGCGCTCGCCCTGCTCCTGGTCCCGCTGCTGCCCGGGCTCTGGACGCCGGGCGCTGCCCAGCAGCCGCCCCCGCGGCAGACGGACGGCAGCTCCCGCTACACCGCCCTGCTCCTCGCCCTGGCCGTGCTGGGCCAGACCGCGCTGCTGCTGCACTGCTACCTGGGCATCGTGCGGCGGGTGCGGGGCAGCGCCAAGCGGGTCAGCGTCCTCAACTTCCACCTGCTCCACCAGCTGCCCTTCCCCgctgcgccgccgccgccccgccgcgcccaGCGCCGCCTCAGCAGCGTCTCcgttctgctgctctgctgcgtCTTCCTCCTGGGCACCCAGCCCCTGGTGTGGGTCAGCCTGCTGGGCTTCTTCCTGCGCCCGGCGCCGCCGGCGCTGCAGGCCGccagctggctgctgctctgcgCGCTCTCGGCCCTCAACCCTCTGCTCTACACGTGGCGCAGCGAGGAGTTCCGCCGGGCGGCTCGCTCCGTCCTGCCCCGCGCCGAGGGCTCCGCTgccgccccgcgccccgccgctgccgccggccccgccgccgccccacCGTGCCCGCAGCTGCCGCGGCGCCGGGGGACGGtgggcagcgccggggccgccgccgcgccgcgctGA